In Xenorhabdus griffiniae, the genomic window AAGTCAGGCTATTGATATATTAGAACAAATAAAACCAATCACAGGACAAGGAAAATATGTTTTTCAGGGCAGGAATGATGCAAATAAGCCTATGAGTGAAATGGCATTAAATTTATTAATTAGGCGAATTGGCTACACAGGACAAGCAACGAGCCACGGATTCCGCCACACGATGAGTACTATCTTGCACGAACAAAATTACCCCTCTGAATGGATTGAAACCCAGCTTGCTCATGTGGATAAAAACAGCCTTCGTGGCACATATAACCATGCTCAATACTTGGATGGTCGCAGGGAGATGCTTCAATGGTATGCGGACTATATGGAAGCACTAGAACAAGGCGGAAATGTGGTGCATGGCAAGTTTAAGAAATATGCTTAACTGGATGAATAGACAGCGATAATTGACTTTAGTAGACTACCCAAGACATTAAAGATTAAAGCTATGTCTAGGCTGATCCCCGAAAACCCGTACACCTCTACGGACTGGCATAGCTTCTATTAAATGAGGGCATGAGGTGGCGTGATGAATAATGTGTTTTTAGCGGATCCGCTTAGTGAATTAAAAAGCAAAGCAAAAGATTTTATTTCTATAGAAGATACTCTAAATATTATTTGCGAGATGCTGGATTGCTCCTTAGTGACTGCCGCTGAGATTATCTTATTGAAATTACCAGATGATAGAGATTGGAATAATAGTCCAATTAATCCTCCTTTTTTTGGGGAAAAATTAGGAATAGCTACGTTTTCATACTGTGATAATAGACCTCTGATTCGAGAGTTACTAAAAAACATCATTGAAAATGATCCATTTAGCTTTGAAGACAGCATCCCTTTTTAGAGTGAGTTTATTATGACAGAGCATAAATTAGCTAGCGAATATAGGAAGTTTGGTTTTGTGAAATCCCAACTTGAGGATGTTTTAGGTTTCTCTCTAGGGGGAAAGCGTTCTTTGCCTGATTATCTTAAACCATATAAAACAAGAATAGGCATACAACTAGATGAAGCTGCAAATATTTTTGCTGGGTGTAGACCTAGTGAACATATAAATTCTGGTCCATTGGTTGATATTATCCGTGGTTATAGAGCCTCTCTTTGGGATGCATATGATAATGATATATTGTCAGGCAACAATATCATCATGGATTATAACTATAATGAAGAATATAGAGTCGATGTTACTTTAGTTAAAGACCAAGTTACTAAATGGGCTAGAGAGCATAACCTAGATTGGCCTTTTGAATTACCTGAAAGTGAAATAGATAATGAAAGTAGTTCAGTTGATTTACTCTCAAAAATTGAAAGTTTAGAATTAGAAAATAAATCTTTAAAAACAAAAATCAATGAATTAAAAGAAAATATACCGCTACTATTGTCTGCATATAGAGATGATGACCCATTATCAATAGCTATTAAATTAAGAAATGAAGTGTGGGTAGACTACAATGAAGATTCAAGATCAACAATACCAACCCAAGAGTGGGTGGTAGCAAAGCTCATAGATGAATATAAAGAGTTTGAAATGACAAAGGCTCAAGCTCAAGCAATTGAAAAGGTTGCTTGCCCTATTAAGCGTAAATAGGTGGATACGAATATCTACACTGTTCACGCTAAAGTAAAACAACCCTCAACCCTGAGGGTAAAAATGGCCTTTTACCCTTAACCATGATGGTAATGAGCCACTATTTACCCTCTACCCTCATAGTGTTTTGTACAATAAACAGCCGTATAAGGTACAACTCTCATAGTTAAATTTTCAAAAAAGCCATTAGGCCTAATGGCATGATCAAAAAGCATTTTTTCGTGTAAATATAACCCTGAATCTACGAACGTCTATCAAGGCGTATTACAAACTAGATAACAGGGGGGCAACATGCTAACAATCACAATACCTAAAGAAAATCTTATCCGCTTATCCGAAGTTCAACACAGAACGGGCTACGGTAAAGCATGGATCTACAAACTCATTGCAGATAATAGATTCCCCAAACAAGTTAAAATTGGCACTCGTTCAGTCGCTTTCATTGAGTCAGAAATTGATGACTGGATATCACAACGTATTGCTGAATCTCGTAGCGAGGTAATGTAATGACAAAATTTATATTACCCACCGATGAACAGCGGAAATATATTCTTTCCGCTTACAGCGAAAGTGAAAGACGAATAAGAGAAAGGGAACGAGAAAGAATACCCGGTATTTCTCGCAGCCATTGCCATAAATTAGAAAGATTAGGTTTATTTCCACCACGTTGTCATTTTGGGCGTAATTCCTGTGCGTGGCTATTAAGTGATGTGCTCTGGTGGGTACGTAATCCGCCAACAGTAGAAAACGTAAATAACCCCTATAGCCGAAAATCAAATTAATTAAGACAGGGTAAAACTATGACATCTAAAAATATGGCCTTAAATGGTCAGGGGCTCGCTCACACTGAAAACAGCCAAGAGCCTATTTTAGTTCAGTACAAAGAGAATCGAAAAAAGAATTATGCCGAAATGATCCCGTTAACAGCGGGAACCATTAACGGAAAGGCAGCAATGGTTACTGATGCCAGAAATCTGCACAAGTTTCTTGGCAATAAGGAACTGTTTGCTAGCTGGATAAAGCAGCGCATTGAGCAATACGGGTTTATTGAAAATGAGGACTACGAGACTTATTTGGAAAATTCCAAAAAAGGTCGTCCGAGAACTGAATACCGTATTAGCTCTGATATGGCGAAAGAGCTTTCTATGGTGGAACGCACCGAAGAAGGCAAAGAGGCTCGCCAGTACTTTATCGACTGTGAAAAACGTCTACGCCGCATTGCACCAGAAGAACACAAAGCCGCTCTGCTTAATTGGCGTAAAAATCGCGTCACTGCCTGTGAAGATCACAAAAGTATGGCAGATGCGATGAAGGGATACATGGAGCGCACCGGAGACAACCAAAAGGGTTTTGCTTACAGCAATGAATCACGATTCATTAATAAATTGGTGCTGGGTATAGATCCGGTCAGATGGGCTAAAAATAAGGGCATTAAATCTAAAGAAGTCAGAGATAACATGACTGTAGATCAGTTACAGCTACTGGCTTATTTGGAGTCGCGCAATTGTGCATTTCTTGATTTAGATACACCACCTGAGAAGCGAAAAGCGCAATTAACGGAACTGGCTCAACGTTGGTTATGTTCGCGGATACGTTAGTGAAAAATGGCATTCTCAGGAAGCCGGCCAGTGGCAGGAGCTTTCAGGGAAAGACACCGCGACTTAAGCACTTGGGGGGTATCCAGCAACGGGCTTATATCATGGTATTGGTGCCAGAACCCGACGACGAATAATTTCTCATGTGAGGGTTAAACCTATTGTCTCAGTTGTCTCATTTTTATTAACTATATGAATTTTAATTATATTTACTTTTAAATTGAGACAACATGAGACAACAAACAGAGGTTTTGAGACAACATCAAATGGGAAAATAAAAGGACAGTACAGCAGAGGCATTATGAAAAAATTACTTAACTTACACTGTCAGAAAGAAAGGGGTTTCATGGGAATGCTGGTGGGGGAGTGTGCAAATGCGTGATATGCGAATAATACTCAGTCAATGGGGTTCGTGGGCGAGTGACGGGAATAGTGACGTCGATTGGTCATCCATTGCAGCGGGGTTTAAAGGTCTGGTTCCCAGCACCCGAAAGAGCCATGCACAATGTTGTGATGATGACGGGATAGCGATTGATGCTGCTGTTCTGCGATTGAAGAAACATAATCCGTATTCCTACCAGTTGATCGTATTGCACTACATTAAGGCACTGCCATTAAGGGTAATGGGGAATAAATTAGGCATATCTCATAACGAAGTGGCTAAAAGATTACAGGCAGCTGAGGGATTTATTGAGGGCGTACTGGCAGTTTCAGGGGTTATTTTGGAATTTGATAAATGCGTACAAAAATAAGTCATTAATAGAGTTGCGTAATTACAAAAGTCAGTATATTGTGATAAGAGTGATAGCTATGTCACGTAGCTTATTGAATTCCAAGCCTCGCACTCGCGGGGCTTTTTTGCATCTACCAGTTGTCAACTCAGAGTTTACAACTCGATCGGGGTCAGGCAGCGCCCTACATCATAGTTAAATCAGTGTGTTAGGTGGGGTTTTAACCATTTTAAGCAACACCTCGGATCGGTATAAAGAACACTATAACATGCTATATAAATCATATGGTTAACCTGATTTTCAGCGAAAAAGAGATCACCCCCATGCAAGATGAATTCGATGGCTTTATCCAACTACCGAGGAATTTGCGGTAGTTCGAAATCCTGCACGTTCGGGATGTTTAGAGGAATGTTTCAATTCCCCCGAATTCGAGGGAATTACGATTTACAGGTGAGCGAATATCGGCTTGATTTCAGGGCGCTGCTGTTGGGAAGCCTGCCACAACTCATATTGGGACTGCATATTGGTCCACATTTCAGCGCTGGTTCCCAATGCCGCTTCTAAACGGAGTGCCATATCTGCTGATATACCCGTGTTACCATTTAAAATACGGGATAAAGCCACACGGGTTATACCCAGTGCTTTTGCTGCTTCGGTAACAGAGATATCGCCTAAATATTCACGCAAAACAATTCCGGGATGTGCAGGGTTGTACATTCTGTTCATAGTGCATTCCTCAGTGATAATCTTGATAATTAACCAAAATGACATCTTCGCCTTCAAAGCGAAATGTCAGCCGCCAGTTTCCATTAACAGAAATAGCCCAGTGACCTTTTAAATCAGCCCCCTTTAATGGATGTAATTTCCAACCGGGGGCGTTCATGTCATCGGGTTTTTTAGCGGTGTTCAACGCGGTTAATTGGATATTCAGTTTTACAGCGTGATTTGCTTGAATGCCGGCTGTAGAACCTGTTTTAAAGAATTTTTCCAAACCTTTATGCTTAAAACTTTTGATCATTGTGCATCACCGCCGTAAACCGTATAGTATCAGTATACATTAAATATGTGCAGTGTCAACCAAATTCGCCACCGTAATCACTCTCATAACCTCAGTATCCCTATTGCGGCTGGCATCCTATTAACTCACGTGAGGTGAATGATGGAAAAGCGTATTGAAGGGTCATGCTCCCAATGATTAGATCTTGTGATAAACTCCCTACTTTTTATTCTGGGTGAGATATGGCTAAAGTGGATGTGATTTGTCGTTACTGTCATAAAACAGACGAGGTTAAAGGGCATGGAAAAGGACGTACTGGACATCCTCGCTATCACTGCTATGCCTGTCGCAAAACCTTCCAACTGCACTATACCTATCAAGCCTGTCATCCCGGTATGAAAGAGCGAATTATTGATATGGCCATGAATAACGCCGGTGTTAGGGACACGGCTCGGGTTCTGAACGTCGGCATTAACACCGTCATTCGCACATTAAAAAGCTCACACCAAGACAAGTAACTACGCTGCCGCTTGCGAGCAGTGAGATTCATCTTGTTTGTGAAATAGACGAGCAGTGGTCCTTTGTCGGTAATAAGAAAAATCAACGCTGGCTCTGGTATGCCTGGGAGCTGAATAGGAAACGGGTAGTGGCACATGTGTTTGGGGATCGCAGCAGGAAAACGTTGAAAAAGCTGCTGGCTCTCTTGTCTCCTTTTACTATTCGGTTTTACTGTACAGATGATTATGCCGTTTACGATTGTCTGCCTAAAGAAAAATACCTCACGGGAAAGAAATTTACCCAACGTATTGAGAGAACAAATCTTACGCTTCGTATCCGGATAAAGAGGCTGAATAGAAAGACAATAGGTTATTCCAAATCCGAAGAGATGCATGACAAAGTGGTCGGTACGTTCATTGAGCGTGAATACTATCTTTCATAACAGATCTAACTATTGGGAGCATGACCAGAAATGTTAACTTTTTATGCCAAAATTATATTCATGAACAATTACCATACTTAGCTATTGAATCCATTACATCGTGTCCATATTTACAGGTCATGGATTCAAAAAATCTAGGCTCAATGAATTTTGCATACCCAAGTTCTCCTCTTAATTTCAAAATTTCAGATTCAGAAAGAACCCCTAAAGTATAATGATGAATTTTACTTCTGAGTAATCTTTTCTTTTCTCGCCCTAAAGATAATTTTTCATCGTTAGTAATTGTTACTCCCGTTACATGCCGATTGAATTTTTTTGATGAAAAAACCGTTTTTTTATGGTTTATTTTTATATCATTTAAATCAACAGAATTTAGAGTTTCTCTAACTATTTTAGGTACACTAAATAATACCCCATTTACATTAGAGCTAAAAGTTAAATCATCTGCATATCTAGAGTATTTAACCCCTAACTTTTGACATTTAATAGATATTTCACAATCAAAAAAGTACATGATAACATTGGATATCATTGGTGAAGATGGAGCACCAATGCTCAATCTTAACGGGCTATTTCTTCTTAATTTCCAGAAAAATAAATTCTCCATTACTAAAATATCTTTCTCACTTAATTCTCTCCCTGTATTTACTAAAAATCTTTTTAAGTGAATAGGCTTTATACTTAAAAAGAAATTTTTAAAATCCATTTTCAATATAAACTTATTATTACTATGTAATAGTGCATTTTTTCTTATATCTTTTCCATGCTGATAAGCAAAAGCATTTTCATGTATATAAAAATACTGTTCCATATGCTTCAATACAGCCTTCTGCAACGATTTAACCTGCCTTGCAGGCTGTGCAATTAATCTGTACTCCGTACTATTTCGTTTTTTAATATGGAACTTTTTATATCTTCTAGGGATCGTAGTGATGTAGCGCATCGCCTCATCTTCGGTTAGATAAAGGCCATTTGCTATAAATTGTAATAAATTCATATTACATTCCCTCTGATTATATTTATATATTTTAAAGCATTCTCTCTCTTTCTTGCAGTTTCATCAGACTTTTTTGCATCCATGCTTAAATAAGACTGTCTAATTGCTATTTTTATATTCATAGAGTCTTTTATTTTCCCTTTATTACTTAAGCCAAACTTAATCTTACTCTCTCTATGTCCAATAACATAATAATAATCTGTACGACTATATGAGATTGAAGAAATAAGTTTCATTTTAGTTAAAAGATAAAGTAATCTAGATATTAATTTTTGAGAAACATCTATATCAATGCAATATAACGCCCATTCAATTTCTGTTTTTTTATTGGCTCTGATAGTAAAATGATCTCATAAATTAAAATAGCTAAATGCCCTGTGTTTTTACTATTATATTTTTCTGTTTTTTTGACGTTTTTTAATCTAGCACTTACATCATCATAAATAAGCTCTATTTCGTCATATTTTAAACGAGTTTTATCTGGCCAAGGAAAAACTGAAACTGAATTTGGCTCTAAGCTTTTTAAATATTCTAAAGGCCCTAAATAAATGAAGATCTTGGTGTCATATTTTTATTCGGTGTTCCTTCAATTTCTTCAAGTGGAGCAACAACGTGTAATTTTTGAGCTAGATTTTTTCTATTAACAAATAGGCCTAATTCAACTAAAGAACCCGCACTTTCTAAGCATATAATGACTAAAGTCGAAATATTAGCTATATCATCCTCAAAGCTCATTAAATCAGAATAGGCTCCATCTTTAAAATAGTCTTTGAAATCCTCTGCCAAGACAAGAGAATCAAACAATTTTGGATTATGTTGGGCAACATGAGAGAAAAAATAATCTCTTACACTTATCGGGTTAGCATTAATTGGCCCACCACAAACAAAAATTATCGGTGGCATAAATTGAACAATAAAGTTTGAATAGCTCAAATCACCAAACTGTTCTTCTAATGAATTCATGTAAGCAGAATCACTCACATCAAGGAACCCCTCTTATATTAAAAAGGTGGCATATAGCCACCTTTTTTTCCTTCACCTAAAGGATGCGCTTTAGACTTTCAGACTGCTCCTGAATGTAACGCTAGTGAAATTCAGGATCTGGCTGAAAGTGCTGAAGCGCAACCCTAAATGTTCACAATAAGTTAGTGTCTGGCGAAACGCCCGACAAGGATAAAATCAGTTATCCCACGCGTAAAGGTTTGGTAAGAATAACAAAAAAAATGAAATGATCAATACATTAGTTTACCTATCTGGCGCTCAATAATATTTATAGCAACATAAAATAAAAAACCACGTAAAATGCACTACACCGCACCCGCCTGCACAATTTGGATCTAAAAATTATTTCAGTTTTAAAATTCTACAAAACATATCGCCAAGCCGCGCCAATACTAGGGAGTTACCGAAAATCTCAAACTGAAATGTGTGAAAAGATTTTCAGTAAATTTCAGTTTTCAGGTGGAGTGCGTTTAGTGAGTGATTATTTAATCTATTGAAATAAAATGATTTTTCTATTTTACGTGAGATTTTTACTTGAGCGTATGCACCACATAAAAACTGAAAAGCCAGTGTTTATGCGGGTTGCGGAGAATTGAAAAACTGAAATCGAATGAAATTTATTTTGCCAAATTACACTTAACGTTTAAGTGACTACTTCAAAAAATTACTGTGAGATAGCCACGTAAAATACAAATCAATCATAACGGCAAAATAGGCTGGTTGATGGCTTGCTTCAAATTACTTGGCTGTATCGTGTGTGAAAAAGTCAGAGTTAACATATAGGTATGACCACATTCAAAGTCATTACAGGAACAGTAAATATGAGGAGTGTTATCAACGCCCTCCATTTGAATTTCTCGAATTGTTGCCTGTTCACCACAAACAGGGCAATACACTTTCATTACTCGCATGGTTAATCACCTTTGCCTTAATGCCTTCCAGAATAAAGCCAATTAAATACATACCTTGCTATTTTAAAGGGTAACAGGTGTAACAACCGCTAAAGTGTTACACTTTGTTACCCATTTAAAAACAAAAGGTGTAACAGATAAACCCCTTTAAAATCATATCTGTAACCCTTGTTACACCTGTTACACTAAAAATATAAGATGGTCAGTTTTTATTAGAGAATATCCGCTGAACCAAGGACTTCACTGTTAAAGA contains:
- a CDS encoding type II toxin-antitoxin system RelE/ParE family toxin translates to MIKSFKHKGLEKFFKTGSTAGIQANHAVKLNIQLTALNTAKKPDDMNAPGWKLHPLKGADLKGHWAISVNGNWRLTFRFEGEDVILVNYQDYH
- a CDS encoding antA/AntB antirepressor family protein, which produces MTSKNMALNGQGLAHTENSQEPILVQYKENRKKNYAEMIPLTAGTINGKAAMVTDARNLHKFLGNKELFASWIKQRIEQYGFIENEDYETYLENSKKGRPRTEYRISSDMAKELSMVERTEEGKEARQYFIDCEKRLRRIAPEEHKAALLNWRKNRVTACEDHKSMADAMKGYMERTGDNQKGFAYSNESRFINKLVLGIDPVRWAKNKGIKSKEVRDNMTVDQLQLLAYLESRNCAFLDLDTPPEKRKAQLTELAQRWLCSRIR
- a CDS encoding ogr/Delta-like zinc finger family protein produces the protein MRVMKVYCPVCGEQATIREIQMEGVDNTPHIYCSCNDFECGHTYMLTLTFSHTIQPSNLKQAINQPILPL
- a CDS encoding antiterminator Q family protein; the encoded protein is MRDMRIILSQWGSWASDGNSDVDWSSIAAGFKGLVPSTRKSHAQCCDDDGIAIDAAVLRLKKHNPYSYQLIVLHYIKALPLRVMGNKLGISHNEVAKRLQAAEGFIEGVLAVSGVILEFDKCVQK
- a CDS encoding IS1 family transposase (programmed frameshift); this encodes MAKVDVICRYCHKTDEVKGHGKGRTGHPRYHCYACRKTFQLHYTYQACHPGMKERIIDMAMNNAGVRDTARVLNVGINTVIRTFKKLTPRQVTTLPLASSEIHLVCEIDEQWSFVGNKKNQRWLWYAWELNRKRVVAHVFGDRSRKTLKKLLALLSPFTIRFYCTDDYAVYDCLPKEKYLTGKKFTQRIERTNLTLRIRIKRLNRKTIGYSKSEEMHDKVVGTFIEREYYLS
- a CDS encoding helix-turn-helix transcriptional regulator, which translates into the protein MTKFILPTDEQRKYILSAYSESERRIRERERERIPGISRSHCHKLERLGLFPPRCHFGRNSCAWLLSDVLWWVRNPPTVENVNNPYSRKSN
- a CDS encoding helix-turn-helix transcriptional regulator, with amino-acid sequence MLTITIPKENLIRLSEVQHRTGYGKAWIYKLIADNRFPKQVKIGTRSVAFIESEIDDWISQRIAESRSEVM
- a CDS encoding retron St85 family RNA-directed DNA polymerase, with the protein product MNLLQFIANGLYLTEDEAMRYITTIPRRYKKFHIKKRNSTEYRLIAQPARQVKSLQKAVLKHMEQYFYIHENAFAYQHGKDIRKNALLHSNNKFILKMDFKNFFLSIKPIHLKRFLVNTGRELSEKDILVMENLFFWKLRRNSPLRLSIGAPSSPMISNVIMYFFDCEISIKCQKLGVKYSRYADDLTFSSNVNGVLFSVPKIVRETLNSVDLNDIKINHKKTVFSSKKFNRHVTGVTITNDEKLSLGREKKRLLRSKIHHYTLGVLSESEILKLRGELGYAKFIEPRFFESMTCKYGHDVMDSIAKYGNCS
- a CDS encoding HigA family addiction module antitoxin, giving the protein MNRMYNPAHPGIVLREYLGDISVTEAAKALGITRVALSRILNGNTGISADMALRLEAALGTSAEMWTNMQSQYELWQASQQQRPEIKPIFAHL
- a CDS encoding retron St85 family effector protein encodes the protein MSDSAYMNSLEEQFGDLSYSNFIVQFMPPIIFVCGGPINANPISVRDYFFSHVAQHNPKLFDSLVLAEDFKDYFKDGAYSDLMSFEDDIANISTLVIICLESAGSLVELGLFVNRKNLAQKLHVVAPLEEIEGTPNKNMTPRSSFI